Proteins from a genomic interval of Haemophilus parainfluenzae T3T1:
- a CDS encoding class II glutamine amidotransferase, with the protein MCQLLGMNCNTPTDIVFSFEGFRRRAGLTDCHSDGFGIAFFEGRGVRIFRDNHAASQSPIADCVKQYNIKSLNVIAHIRKATQGGVTIENTHPFIREIWGQNWVFAHNGNLKELPDMSESFCQPIGSTDSEAAFCYMAEYLKNRFRRKPSEMEIFEAIQDITKELSQKGTFNFILSNGEWMIAHCSTNLHYLTRKAPFGKAHRIDDDGVIDFNDYAKDGDKVTIITTFPLTKDEPWVKMEHGGFVFFKEGDKIAEVVGVAKEMEDDGTLGNRAAA; encoded by the coding sequence ATGTGCCAATTACTCGGAATGAACTGCAATACGCCGACGGATATTGTCTTTTCTTTTGAAGGTTTCCGTCGTCGTGCTGGTCTTACTGACTGCCATTCAGATGGCTTCGGTATCGCTTTTTTTGAAGGTCGTGGTGTGCGTATTTTTCGCGATAACCATGCTGCGTCTCAATCCCCGATTGCGGATTGTGTAAAACAATACAACATTAAATCACTGAACGTGATTGCCCACATTCGTAAGGCAACACAAGGCGGTGTTACCATTGAAAACACCCATCCCTTTATTCGTGAAATTTGGGGACAAAATTGGGTATTTGCTCACAACGGTAATTTAAAAGAATTACCAGATATGTCTGAGAGTTTCTGTCAGCCTATTGGCTCGACCGATTCAGAAGCCGCATTTTGTTATATGGCGGAATATTTGAAAAATCGCTTCCGTCGTAAACCGTCTGAAATGGAAATCTTTGAAGCTATTCAAGACATTACCAAAGAGCTCTCACAAAAAGGCACTTTTAACTTCATTCTTTCAAACGGAGAATGGATGATTGCCCACTGCTCAACCAATTTGCATTATTTAACGCGTAAAGCCCCTTTTGGTAAAGCACACCGCATTGATGATGATGGCGTCATTGATTTTAATGATTACGCAAAAGATGGTGACAAAGTCACAATCATTACAACTTTTCCACTCACCAAAGATGAACCTTGGGTCAAAATGGAACATGGTGGTTTTGTATTCTTCAAAGAAGGAGACAAAATTGCTGAAGTTGTCGGTGTGGCGAAAGAAATGGAAGATGATGGTACATTAGGCAATCGCGCAGCAGCCTAA
- the djlA gene encoding co-chaperone DjlA, giving the protein MYFFGKIIGVFLGFKWGGFFGAIAGLILGSIADKKLYELGSVNSSFFKKKTTRQALFMQTTFAVLGHLSKSKGRVTEEDIQLANQLMNQMQLDESHRKLAQEAFRRGKEADFPLRQVIREFRIGCGQRADLLRMFLHVQVQAAFADSQLHDSEKEVLYVVAEELGLSRMQFEQMLAMEIAARQFTQGRFYRQYQQGSYQQQGGYQYQQQGGYQQSSGPTLSDAYKVLGVSESDDRNAVKRAYRRLMNEHHPDKLVAKGLPPEMMEMAKEKAQQIQAAYDLICKAKGWK; this is encoded by the coding sequence ATGTATTTTTTTGGAAAGATTATCGGCGTTTTTCTCGGTTTTAAATGGGGGGGCTTTTTCGGCGCCATCGCTGGACTGATTTTAGGCTCTATCGCAGATAAAAAACTTTATGAGCTTGGTTCAGTTAACTCTAGCTTTTTTAAGAAAAAAACAACTCGACAAGCGCTCTTTATGCAAACTACTTTTGCGGTACTTGGACATTTAAGTAAATCCAAAGGTCGTGTGACAGAAGAAGATATTCAACTGGCGAATCAGTTGATGAACCAGATGCAATTAGATGAGAGCCATCGCAAACTTGCTCAAGAAGCCTTCCGTCGTGGTAAAGAAGCGGATTTTCCATTGCGTCAGGTGATTCGTGAGTTCCGCATTGGATGTGGACAACGTGCTGACTTACTGAGAATGTTCTTACATGTGCAAGTGCAGGCTGCCTTTGCTGATTCTCAATTACATGACTCAGAAAAAGAAGTGCTTTATGTGGTAGCCGAAGAACTTGGTCTTTCCCGTATGCAGTTTGAGCAAATGCTGGCCATGGAAATTGCCGCTCGTCAATTTACCCAAGGTAGATTCTATCGCCAATACCAACAAGGCAGCTATCAACAGCAAGGTGGTTACCAATACCAACAACAAGGCGGATACCAACAATCTTCAGGCCCTACATTAAGCGATGCTTATAAAGTATTGGGCGTGAGTGAAAGTGATGATCGCAATGCGGTAAAACGTGCATATCGCCGTTTAATGAATGAACATCACCCGGATAAATTAGTCGCGAAAGGCTTACCGCCAGAAATGATGGAAATGGCTAAAGAAAAAGCGCAACAAATCCAAGCCGCTTATGATTTAATTTGTAAAGCAAAAGGCTGGAAATAG
- the rph gene encoding ribonuclease PH: protein MRPNNRENHQPRPIKITRNYTKHAEGSVLVEFGDTKVLCTASVDESVPRFLKGQNQGWVTAEYGMLPRSTHSRMQREAAKGKQGGRTMEIQRLIARSLRAMVDLEALGERSITLDCDVIQADGGTRTASITGAAVALCDAINGLIANGTLKTNPIKGLIAAISVGIVEGEAVCDLEYVEDSAAETDMNVVMMEDGRMIEVQGTAEGEPFSHEELLTLLGLAKQGCEQIFAAQREALGL from the coding sequence ATGCGTCCAAATAATCGTGAAAATCATCAGCCTCGTCCAATTAAAATCACCCGCAATTACACGAAACATGCTGAAGGCTCAGTATTAGTGGAATTTGGTGATACTAAAGTTTTATGTACGGCGAGTGTTGATGAAAGCGTACCGCGTTTCTTAAAAGGACAGAATCAAGGTTGGGTGACAGCAGAATATGGCATGTTACCTCGCTCTACACACAGCCGTATGCAACGTGAAGCGGCAAAAGGCAAACAAGGTGGACGCACCATGGAAATTCAACGCTTAATCGCTCGCTCATTACGTGCGATGGTTGACTTAGAGGCTCTTGGCGAACGCTCTATTACCTTAGACTGCGACGTAATTCAAGCGGATGGCGGTACAAGAACAGCGTCTATCACCGGCGCAGCAGTGGCATTATGTGATGCTATCAATGGTTTGATTGCAAATGGCACATTAAAAACCAATCCAATCAAAGGTCTGATTGCTGCAATTTCGGTTGGGATTGTTGAAGGTGAAGCTGTGTGTGATTTGGAATATGTGGAAGATTCAGCCGCCGAAACAGATATGAACGTTGTGATGATGGAAGATGGTCGTATGATCGAAGTGCAAGGTACTGCAGAAGGTGAACCGTTCAGCCACGAAGAATTACTTACCTTATTAGGCTTAGCCAAACAAGGCTGCGAACAAATCTTCGCTGCACAACGTGAAGCATTAGGTTTATAG
- the plsB gene encoding glycerol-3-phosphate 1-O-acyltransferase PlsB has translation MSGIVSTYRKLLELPLSVLVKNNPIPAQPIEELQLNINQPILYVLPYTSQTDFVIFRRNCLSVGLPDPAEKNVIDGIALPRYVYLDEGRRFFKSKGAKDETAKVFNKYLELHRDVADLDVQLIPVSVLWGRSPGKEDKASLPNLRLLNGLQKTFAAIWFGRDTFVRFSQALSLRYMVNEHGSDEKIAQKLARVAKMHFAKQRISATGPRLPNREAMFNKLLNSQAIQNAIEDEAKSKNISRDKAYAEAEKILHEIAANVSHSSLRAADRFLRWLWNKLYSGIDVQNADRVRKLALEGHEIVYVPCHRSHIDYLLLSYVLYHQGLVPPHIAAGINLNFWPAGPLFRSWGAFFIRRTFKGNRLYSAIFREYLGELFHRGYSVEYFIEGGRSRTGRLLAPKTGMMSMTLQALQHNQTRPISVVPVYIGYEHVLEVDTYAKELRGAAKEKENAGLVLRVIKKLRNLGQGFVNFGEPITLSNYLNHHYPEWKEQHHEDKPHWFNHAVGSVSNQVMVNINKAAAVNAMNLVGTALLSSRQRALSHEQLLEQLSSYQEMLKNVPYSTDVVLPTDTPKAMLDHVLSLDRVGVLVEKDNFGEIIRLERNSAVLMTYYRNNIQHLFVLPSLVASIVLHYEAIQKDLLLDAVRKIYPFLKGELFLHFTEEELDTQIKAIIDEFARQEVIQSNDNFLSIHRSKVRILQLWSAGMREILQRYYITVSILRRDPGIARGLLEKESQLVAQRLSVLHGINAPEFFDKAVFSAFIAHLKEEGYFDDDKEKLHELATILEHLISSEICLTINGAADKADEVEIEVEEEDKSNKDE, from the coding sequence ATGTCTGGCATCGTAAGTACTTATCGTAAATTATTAGAATTACCGCTTTCGGTTTTAGTAAAAAATAATCCTATTCCCGCTCAACCAATCGAAGAGCTTCAACTCAACATCAATCAACCTATTCTTTATGTTTTGCCTTATACCTCTCAAACTGACTTCGTGATTTTCCGTCGTAACTGTTTGAGCGTCGGTCTGCCCGATCCAGCTGAAAAGAATGTGATTGATGGCATAGCATTACCACGTTATGTCTATTTAGACGAAGGTCGCCGCTTTTTTAAATCAAAAGGCGCAAAAGATGAAACTGCCAAAGTCTTCAATAAATATTTAGAGTTGCACCGTGATGTTGCTGATTTAGATGTACAACTGATCCCTGTTTCTGTGCTTTGGGGGCGTTCACCAGGTAAAGAAGATAAAGCAAGCTTACCTAATCTTCGCTTATTAAATGGTCTTCAAAAAACCTTTGCGGCAATTTGGTTTGGACGTGATACTTTTGTGCGTTTTTCTCAGGCACTTTCTTTGCGTTACATGGTAAATGAGCACGGTTCAGATGAAAAAATTGCACAAAAACTGGCTCGCGTGGCTAAAATGCACTTTGCTAAACAACGCATTTCCGCGACTGGACCTCGTTTGCCAAACCGCGAAGCGATGTTTAATAAGCTATTAAATTCTCAAGCAATTCAAAATGCGATTGAAGATGAGGCAAAATCAAAAAATATCAGCCGCGATAAAGCTTACGCTGAAGCCGAAAAAATTCTTCATGAAATTGCAGCAAATGTAAGCCATTCAAGCCTTCGTGCGGCAGATCGTTTCTTGCGTTGGTTATGGAACAAACTGTATTCAGGTATTGATGTACAAAATGCTGACCGCGTGCGTAAATTAGCATTAGAAGGACATGAGATTGTTTATGTGCCTTGTCACCGTAGTCATATTGACTATTTATTACTTTCTTATGTGCTCTACCACCAAGGTCTTGTGCCACCACACATTGCTGCGGGGATTAACTTAAACTTCTGGCCAGCGGGACCTTTATTCCGTAGCTGGGGGGCATTCTTTATTCGACGTACCTTTAAAGGTAATCGCCTTTACTCTGCGATTTTTCGTGAATATTTAGGGGAATTATTCCACCGTGGTTATTCCGTCGAATACTTTATTGAAGGTGGTCGTTCTCGTACAGGTCGCTTGCTTGCACCGAAAACCGGTATGATGTCGATGACGCTACAAGCACTTCAACATAACCAAACACGTCCAATTTCTGTGGTGCCCGTGTATATCGGTTATGAACACGTACTAGAAGTGGATACTTACGCGAAAGAATTACGTGGTGCAGCGAAAGAAAAAGAAAATGCTGGCTTAGTTTTACGTGTGATTAAAAAATTGCGTAATTTAGGTCAGGGGTTTGTGAATTTCGGTGAACCAATCACGCTTTCCAATTACCTCAATCACCATTATCCAGAATGGAAAGAACAACATCATGAAGATAAGCCACACTGGTTTAACCATGCAGTTGGATCTGTTTCTAATCAAGTGATGGTAAATATTAATAAAGCCGCTGCTGTTAATGCGATGAATTTAGTGGGAACTGCCCTCCTCTCTTCTCGTCAGCGTGCACTTTCTCATGAGCAACTATTAGAACAACTCTCTAGTTATCAAGAAATGTTAAAGAATGTACCATATTCTACTGATGTGGTACTGCCAACTGATACACCAAAAGCGATGCTTGACCACGTATTAAGCTTAGATCGTGTTGGCGTGTTAGTTGAAAAAGATAACTTTGGGGAAATTATTCGTTTAGAACGTAATTCCGCTGTTCTCATGACGTATTACCGCAACAACATTCAACACTTATTTGTGTTGCCTTCACTTGTTGCGAGTATCGTTTTACATTATGAAGCAATCCAAAAAGATTTATTATTGGATGCAGTACGTAAAATTTATCCATTCTTAAAAGGCGAACTCTTCCTTCATTTCACTGAAGAAGAATTAGATACACAAATTAAAGCCATTATTGATGAATTTGCGCGTCAAGAAGTTATCCAATCCAATGATAATTTCTTATCTATCCACCGCTCTAAAGTTCGCATTTTACAACTTTGGTCTGCGGGTATGCGTGAAATCTTACAACGCTACTACATTACAGTAAGCATTTTACGTAGAGACCCTGGAATTGCCCGTGGTTTACTAGAAAAAGAAAGCCAATTGGTGGCACAACGTCTTTCTGTATTACATGGTATTAATGCGCCAGAATTCTTTGATAAAGCAGTATTCTCTGCCTTCATTGCTCACTTGAAAGAAGAAGGTTATTTCGATGATGACAAAGAGAAATTACACGAACTTGCCACAATTTTAGAGCATTTGATTTCTAGTGAGATTTGCTTAACGATCAACGGTGCTGCAGATAAAGCAGATGAAGTTGAGATTGAAGTAGAGGAAGAGGATAAATCAAATAAAGATGAATAA
- the dapF gene encoding diaminopimelate epimerase produces MQFSKMHGLGNDFVVVDAVTQNAYFTPETIKRLADRHRGIGFDQLLIVEPPYDPDLDFHYRIFNADGSEVSQCGNGARCFARFVTLKGLTNKKDIAVSTQKGKMVLTVKEDGQIRVNMGEPIWEPNKIPFTANKFEKNYILRTDVQTVLCGAVSMGNPHCVVQVDDIETANVAELGPLLENHERFPERVNAGFMQVVNRNHIKLRVYERGAGETQACGSGACAAAAVGIMQGLLDNKVQVDLPGGSLLIEWEGVGSPLYMTGDATHIYDGNIHL; encoded by the coding sequence ATGCAGTTTTCCAAAATGCATGGCCTTGGCAATGACTTTGTCGTTGTTGATGCTGTGACGCAAAATGCCTATTTTACCCCTGAAACCATTAAACGCTTAGCCGATCGTCATCGTGGTATTGGTTTTGATCAGCTTTTAATTGTTGAGCCACCTTATGATCCAGATTTAGATTTCCATTATCGTATTTTCAATGCAGATGGTAGTGAAGTGTCGCAATGTGGAAATGGGGCAAGATGTTTTGCGCGTTTTGTCACCTTAAAAGGGTTGACCAATAAAAAGGATATTGCAGTAAGCACGCAAAAAGGAAAAATGGTTTTAACGGTAAAAGAAGATGGGCAAATTCGCGTCAATATGGGCGAGCCGATTTGGGAACCCAATAAAATTCCTTTTACTGCCAATAAATTTGAAAAAAATTATATTCTACGTACCGATGTTCAAACGGTGCTTTGTGGTGCAGTATCAATGGGTAATCCGCATTGTGTTGTTCAAGTGGACGATATTGAAACGGCCAATGTAGCAGAATTAGGTCCATTATTAGAGAATCACGAACGTTTTCCGGAAAGGGTAAATGCTGGATTTATGCAAGTCGTCAATCGTAACCACATTAAGTTGCGTGTATATGAACGTGGTGCAGGTGAAACGCAAGCTTGTGGCAGTGGTGCTTGTGCTGCAGCAGCTGTAGGGATTATGCAAGGTTTACTTGATAACAAAGTGCAAGTCGATCTACCTGGTGGTAGCTTACTTATTGAATGGGAAGGCGTAGGCTCACCGCTTTATATGACTGGCGATGCGACTCATATCTATGATGGCAATATTCACCTTTAA
- the lexA gene encoding transcriptional repressor LexA — MRPLTARQQEVLELLKRHLETTGMPPTRAEISRELGFKSPNAAEEHLKALARKGAIEIVAGASRGIRIIDDSANDEEEEGLPLIGRVAAGEPILAEQHIEGTYRVDANMFKPQADFLLKVYGQSMKDIGILDGDLLAVHSTKDVRNGQIVVARIEDEVTVKRLERKGSVIYLHAENEEFQPIVVNLEEQPHFEIEGIAVGIIRNNAWM; from the coding sequence ATGAGGCCATTAACTGCCAGACAACAAGAAGTGCTGGAACTCTTAAAACGCCATTTAGAAACCACGGGTATGCCGCCAACTCGTGCAGAAATTTCTCGTGAATTAGGCTTTAAATCCCCTAATGCGGCGGAAGAACACTTAAAAGCACTTGCTCGTAAAGGTGCAATTGAAATTGTCGCGGGGGCTTCTCGCGGTATTCGCATTATTGATGACAGTGCAAATGATGAGGAAGAAGAGGGATTACCGCTCATTGGTCGTGTAGCCGCAGGGGAACCAATTTTGGCTGAGCAACATATTGAAGGCACTTATCGTGTTGATGCTAATATGTTCAAACCACAAGCTGACTTTTTATTAAAAGTATATGGTCAATCTATGAAAGATATCGGCATTTTAGATGGCGATCTTCTTGCTGTTCATAGCACAAAAGATGTGAGAAATGGACAGATTGTTGTCGCACGAATTGAAGATGAAGTGACAGTAAAACGCTTAGAGCGTAAAGGTTCCGTTATTTATCTGCATGCAGAAAACGAAGAGTTTCAGCCGATTGTCGTTAATCTTGAAGAACAACCTCATTTTGAAATTGAAGGGATTGCAGTAGGGATCATTCGTAATAACGCCTGGATGTAA
- a CDS encoding carbonic anhydrase, with the protein MKTRLLLSSLIIALSATSFAQTHKAHWSYNGKESPEHWGDLLTEYQTCKLGKVQSPVNLEADNGMKVANKPLKMNYFPAAYQVENNGHTVQVSVAQENAPFITLNNKPFYLKQFHFHTPSEHTFKRQHYPLEIHFVHQSEDKALSVVAVMVNEGEANPALAPVVEKKLTVGQKEKLAQPIDIKALMPKEMARFRLNGSLTTPPCSENVAWTIFKAPIQASKAQIAAIEEMEGKNNRPTQPLNQRDVEVEQ; encoded by the coding sequence ATGAAGACTCGTCTATTGCTTTCTAGCTTAATTATCGCATTAAGCGCAACATCATTTGCCCAAACGCATAAAGCGCATTGGTCTTATAATGGGAAAGAAAGCCCTGAACATTGGGGTGATTTGCTCACCGAATATCAAACCTGTAAGCTAGGGAAGGTTCAGTCGCCTGTTAATCTGGAAGCAGATAACGGCATGAAAGTGGCAAATAAACCACTTAAGATGAATTATTTCCCTGCGGCTTATCAAGTAGAGAATAATGGGCATACCGTGCAAGTCAGCGTTGCACAAGAAAATGCGCCATTTATTACGCTCAACAATAAACCATTCTATTTAAAACAATTTCACTTTCACACACCAAGTGAACATACTTTTAAACGCCAACATTATCCTTTAGAAATTCATTTTGTTCATCAAAGTGAAGATAAAGCATTATCGGTTGTTGCCGTAATGGTCAATGAAGGTGAAGCGAATCCAGCATTAGCACCAGTAGTTGAGAAAAAACTCACCGTTGGACAAAAAGAAAAATTGGCTCAACCGATTGATATTAAAGCGCTAATGCCAAAAGAGATGGCACGCTTCCGCTTAAATGGATCACTCACAACTCCACCTTGTAGTGAAAACGTGGCTTGGACCATTTTTAAAGCACCAATTCAAGCAAGCAAAGCACAAATTGCTGCGATAGAAGAAATGGAAGGGAAAAACAACCGCCCAACGCAACCATTAAATCAGCGTGATGTAGAAGTTGAACAATAA
- the dusC gene encoding tRNA dihydrouridine(16) synthase DusC yields the protein MRVILAPMQGVLDPFVRQLLTEVNEYDLCITEFVRVVDQLLPEKVFYRLCPELKNQGFTPSKTPVRVQLLGQHPNCLAENANRAIELGSHGIDLNCGCPSKTVNGSNGGAALLKQPELIYQATLALRQTVPSHLPVSVKVRLGWDCTSQAFEIADAVQQGGATEITIHGRTKADGYRADRINWEKIGEVRSRLTIPVIANGEIWRWEDGQACLKATGCEDLMVGRGALNIPNLSLVLKQNCEKMPWVDIQKILQKYAEMENFHDSGFYHVARIKQWLRYLNKEYPEADIVFERIKTSKTAEDLRERLCQR from the coding sequence GTGCGCGTTATCCTCGCCCCTATGCAAGGAGTGCTTGATCCTTTTGTTCGCCAGCTTTTAACCGAAGTGAATGAATACGATCTCTGCATCACCGAGTTTGTTCGCGTGGTGGATCAACTCTTACCCGAAAAAGTCTTTTATCGTCTTTGCCCTGAACTCAAAAATCAGGGCTTTACCCCTTCTAAAACACCTGTTCGTGTCCAACTTTTAGGTCAACATCCAAACTGTCTTGCTGAAAATGCTAATCGCGCCATTGAGCTTGGCTCACATGGTATTGATTTAAATTGTGGCTGTCCATCCAAAACCGTTAATGGGAGCAACGGAGGAGCAGCACTTCTCAAACAACCTGAATTAATTTATCAAGCGACTCTAGCCTTGCGACAAACCGTACCTAGTCATTTACCTGTCAGTGTGAAAGTAAGATTAGGTTGGGATTGTACTTCACAAGCGTTTGAAATTGCTGATGCCGTACAACAAGGTGGCGCCACTGAAATCACTATTCACGGTCGAACTAAAGCCGATGGCTATCGTGCCGATCGCATCAATTGGGAAAAAATCGGTGAAGTGAGATCTCGCTTGACGATCCCAGTGATTGCTAATGGTGAAATTTGGCGTTGGGAAGATGGTCAAGCATGTTTGAAAGCGACAGGTTGCGAAGATCTAATGGTCGGGCGTGGTGCATTAAATATCCCAAACTTAAGCCTTGTACTCAAACAAAATTGCGAAAAAATGCCTTGGGTGGATATTCAAAAAATCTTGCAAAAATATGCGGAAATGGAAAATTTCCATGATTCCGGTTTTTATCATGTTGCCCGGATCAAACAATGGCTACGCTATCTTAATAAAGAATATCCTGAAGCAGATATCGTTTTTGAACGAATTAAAACCAGCAAAACTGCAGAAGATCTGAGAGAAAGACTCTGTCAGCGCTAA
- the dauA gene encoding C4-dicarboxylic acid transporter DauA codes for MQIKLLFSKNVFLAVKPFSALKESFREGYGKQKLIKDIIAGLTVGVIAIPLSMALAIASGVPPQHGLYTAIVAGIVIALTGGSRFNISGPTAAFVVILYPVTQQFGLSGLLMATLLSGIILVIMALSRLGRLIEYIPLPVTLGFTCGIGITIGTLQIKDFLGLDIAQMPPHYIEKVQAILTALPTINWADTAVGVITLFVLTQWHKLRLPVPGHLPAVIIGTLMALALGQFGFSVETIGTAFQYTLSDVTTGHGIPNVLPEFALPWNIPNAQGEVINWNFDRIQDILPAAFSMAVLGAIESLLCAVILDNMTDTKHHSNNELLAQGLGNIISPFLGGITATAAIARSAANVKSGAVSPIASVIHALLVLFSLLFFANALSYLPLSSMAALLLMVAWHMANVPEIIRLARRSTKNEIAVLFTCLILTVLFDMVIAISVGVLLASLLFIRTIAEMTKAIEQPAPEDLNDVLAYRISGPLFFAAADKLFADLHDKTVHTDHEIKHIVLQCDAVTVLDTGGIHALTHFVQHMLPHQQIYLCNMQFQPLRMLVKSNSVPELQKINYGTDLQDVFNKIREFEQANQ; via the coding sequence ATGCAAATCAAATTACTCTTTTCTAAAAATGTGTTTCTGGCTGTAAAACCATTTAGCGCATTGAAAGAATCCTTCCGTGAAGGTTACGGAAAACAAAAATTGATTAAAGATATTATCGCGGGTCTGACTGTGGGAGTTATTGCGATTCCGCTCTCCATGGCCTTAGCCATTGCCAGCGGTGTTCCACCACAACATGGTCTTTATACCGCTATCGTAGCGGGGATCGTGATTGCGTTAACTGGTGGATCTCGTTTTAATATTTCAGGGCCAACCGCCGCATTTGTTGTGATTTTATATCCCGTCACCCAACAATTTGGGCTCAGCGGGTTACTTATGGCGACACTACTTTCGGGGATTATTTTAGTCATCATGGCCTTGTCTCGATTAGGGCGATTAATTGAGTACATTCCTCTCCCCGTTACACTTGGCTTTACCTGCGGAATTGGGATCACTATCGGAACCTTGCAAATCAAAGATTTCTTAGGTTTAGACATTGCCCAGATGCCACCTCACTATATTGAAAAAGTGCAAGCTATTTTGACCGCACTTCCGACGATTAACTGGGCAGACACTGCGGTTGGCGTGATCACCTTATTTGTCCTCACCCAATGGCATAAACTTCGTTTACCCGTGCCGGGCCATTTACCTGCGGTCATTATTGGGACACTCATGGCATTAGCCTTAGGACAATTTGGTTTCTCCGTTGAAACTATTGGTACAGCATTCCAATATACCTTATCTGACGTTACAACAGGACATGGTATCCCTAATGTCTTGCCTGAATTTGCCTTACCTTGGAATATTCCTAATGCACAAGGTGAAGTCATCAATTGGAATTTTGATCGCATACAAGATATCTTGCCTGCCGCCTTTTCAATGGCTGTATTAGGTGCGATTGAATCGCTACTTTGCGCGGTCATTTTAGATAACATGACGGATACTAAACATCATTCCAATAATGAATTACTCGCCCAAGGTTTGGGTAATATTATTTCACCATTCTTAGGCGGCATTACGGCAACTGCAGCCATCGCACGTTCCGCAGCCAATGTAAAATCGGGTGCGGTATCACCAATAGCCAGTGTAATTCATGCACTCTTGGTTTTATTCTCGCTATTATTCTTTGCGAATGCCCTGTCTTATTTGCCACTCTCTTCTATGGCGGCATTGCTATTAATGGTAGCTTGGCATATGGCAAATGTACCTGAAATTATTCGTTTGGCGCGTCGCTCCACAAAAAACGAAATTGCTGTGTTGTTCACTTGCTTAATTCTCACTGTGTTATTTGATATGGTAATTGCCATCTCTGTCGGCGTATTATTAGCGAGTCTCTTATTTATCCGCACCATTGCAGAAATGACAAAAGCGATTGAACAACCTGCACCAGAAGATTTAAATGATGTATTAGCTTATCGTATCAGCGGTCCACTATTCTTTGCTGCGGCGGATAAACTCTTTGCGGATTTGCATGATAAAACTGTCCATACGGATCACGAGATCAAACATATCGTGTTGCAATGCGATGCCGTGACTGTTCTGGATACAGGGGGCATTCATGCACTCACCCACTTTGTACAACATATGTTGCCACATCAACAAATCTACTTGTGCAATATGCAATTCCAACCACTCAGAATGTTAGTAAAATCTAACTCTGTGCCTGAATTGCAAAAAATTAACTATGGTACAGATTTACAAGATGTGTTTAATAAAATTCGTGAGTTTGAACAAGCAAATCAATAA
- the pyrE gene encoding orotate phosphoribosyltransferase — protein MESYKIEFIKFALSRNVLKFGEFALKSGRKSPYFFNAGLFSTGADLARLGEFYAKAIQSSAVDFDVIFGPAYKGIPIATSVSIALFNQFNRDTPVCFNRKEAKDHGEGGNLIGSLLTGNVLLVDDVITAGTAIRESMALLEANHAKLAAVFIALNRQEKGKGELSAIQEVERDYQCQVLSIIDLDDLMQFIEKEPDYQQYLPAMRAYRESYGV, from the coding sequence ATGGAAAGCTACAAAATCGAATTTATTAAATTCGCCTTGAGCCGAAACGTGCTTAAATTTGGTGAGTTTGCACTAAAATCAGGTCGAAAAAGTCCTTACTTTTTTAATGCAGGATTATTCAGCACTGGCGCAGATCTTGCTCGCTTAGGTGAATTCTATGCGAAGGCAATTCAGTCAAGTGCGGTCGATTTTGATGTTATTTTTGGACCTGCCTACAAAGGCATTCCAATTGCGACGAGCGTTTCCATTGCACTATTCAATCAATTTAACCGTGATACGCCTGTTTGCTTTAACCGCAAAGAAGCCAAAGATCACGGTGAAGGCGGTAATTTGATCGGCAGCCTATTAACCGGCAATGTGTTATTAGTTGATGATGTCATCACTGCTGGCACGGCTATTCGTGAATCCATGGCACTTCTTGAAGCCAATCACGCGAAATTAGCCGCTGTCTTTATTGCATTAAATCGTCAGGAAAAAGGCAAAGGGGAACTTTCTGCCATCCAAGAAGTAGAACGCGACTATCAGTGCCAAGTGCTTTCCATTATTGATTTGGATGATTTAATGCAATTCATTGAAAAAGAACCCGATTATCAGCAATATTTACCTGCGATGCGGGCTTATCGTGAAAGTTATGGTGTGTAA